The genomic DNA TTACCTATAGTAGATAAACCTACTATACAATATATAGTGGAAGAAGCTGTAGAGGCAGGCATTACAGATATATTAATAGTAACAGGTAAAGGAAAAAATTGCATAGAAGATCATTTTGATAAAGCTCCAGAGCTAGAAAGACAATTAGAGGAAAAGGGGAAAACAGAATTTTTAGAAGTAATTAATGGTATTACAGATAATGTTAATATTCACTATATCCGTCAAAAAGAAGCAAAGGGTCTTGCAAATGCCATATATTGTGCAAAGTCGTTTGTAGGGAGGGAGCCATTTGCTATATTATTAGGAGATATCATAATTGAGACTAAGTACCCATTTTTAGCTAGGCTAATCAATACGTTTGAGAGATATAATTCTCCAATAATCGGGGTTGAAGAGGTAGATATGAAAGATGTAAGCAAATACGGAATTATAGATGGAAAGATAATGGATGATAGAATTTTCAAAATAGATAGATTAGTAGAAAAGCCTTCTATTGAAATGGCTCCGTCTAATATTGCAATCTTGGGAAGATATGTATTAACATCAGACATATTTAATATAATTGAAAAGCTTCCTGTGGGGAAAAATGGAGAATA from Clostridiales bacterium includes the following:
- the galU gene encoding UTP--glucose-1-phosphate uridylyltransferase GalU — translated: MSIKKAIIPAAGLGTRFLPATKAQPKEMLPIVDKPTIQYIVEEAVEAGITDILIVTGKGKNCIEDHFDKAPELERQLEEKGKTEFLEVINGITDNVNIHYIRQKEAKGLANAIYCAKSFVGREPFAILLGDIIIETKYPFLARLINTFERYNSPIIGVEEVDMKDVSKYGIIDGKIMDDRIFKIDRLVEKPSIEMAPSNIAILGRYVLTSDIFNIIEKLPVGKNGEYQLTDALQELLKTRPLYACECKGKKYDIGSKVGFLEANIDFALKRPDLRDEVLEYMKNVLKKEEITEEEAKENIYI